The region GCGGTCGACCTCGCGCACCGCGCGGAGTTCGGGCGCATGGTGTGTCTGCGCGGCCTTCAGATCGAATCGGTCCCGATCGAAGTCGTCGCGCAGGGCCCGCGCCCGGCTGATCCGGCGTTGGTGGAAGTCGCGAACGTGTTCTTCGGCTGACGCCGCGGCGGCTCCGGCCGCCTTCAACGAGGGAGAGCCAATGGCACTGCGTGTGGGCATCAATGGTTTCGGACGCATCGGTCGGCTGGTGGTGCGGGCCGCGAAGCGCCGCAATGCGCCGATCGACTTCGTCGCGGTCAACGACCTGACCGACGCGGCGACGTTGCAGCATCTCATGCGTTTCGACAGCGTGCACGGGATCTGGCAGGAGTGCCCTGCGAAACCGTCCGACGCCGGTCTGATGGTGGTCGGCGACGTGATGAAGGTGTTCGCCGAGAAAGACCCCGCGAAGCTGCCCTGGAAAGACCTCGGCGTCGAGGTCGTGATCGAGGCGACGGGTCGCTTCACCGATAAGGACAAGGCGGTCGCACATTTGCAGGCCGGCGCGCGCACCGTGCTGGTGTCGGCACCCTCCAGGGGCGCTGATCTCACGTTCGTGATGGGCGTGAATCATCACGGCTTCGATCGCGCGAAACACACCGTGGTCTCGATCGGTTCGTGCACCACGAACTGCCTGGCGCCGATCGCGAAAGTGTTGAACGACTCGTTCGGGATCGAGCGTGGATTCATGACAACGATCCACGCGTACACGAACGATCAGAACATCCTCGACCTTCCGCACAAGGACCTTCGTCGCGCACGCGCCGCGGCGATGTCGATGATCCCGACCTCGACGGGCGCCGCCAAGGCGATCGGCGAAGTGCTGCCGGAACTCAAAGGTAAGCTCGACGGCTACGCGGTGCGGGTGCCGGTGTGCGACGGTTCACTCGTCGACCTCGTGTGCACGATCAAGAAGCCGACCGATCGCGGCGCGATCAATGCGGCCATGAAGGCGGCGGCCGACGGGCCGCTCAAGGGCTACCTCGAATACTGCGAGGACCCGATCGTTTCGCAGGACATCATCGGCAATCCCGCCAGCAGCGTGTTCGACTCGCTCTCGACGCTGGTCATGGACGGCACCAGCGTCAAAGTGTTCTCGTGGTACGACAACGAGTGGGGCTTCTCGAATCGCATGGTCGACGCCCTGCTGATGATGGCGTGAGGACGCGATGAGCTTCGCCAAGTGCACGCTGCGTGACCTTCACCCGCACGGCCAACGGGTGCTGGTGCGCGTCGACTTCAACGTGCCGCTCAAGGACGGCGAAGTCTCGGACGACACGCGGCTCGTCGCCGCGATGCCGACGCTGCGGCATCTCGTGGAGCGCGGCGCTCGCGTGATCCTCATGTCGCACCTCGGCCGGCCGAAGGGCGGACCCGAGGCGAAGTACAGCCTTCGGCCGGTCGCGGTGCGGCTCGAGCGGCTGCTGCGTCAGCCGGTCGCCTTCGCGACCGAGTGCGTCGGTGAGATCGCAAGCCGCGCGGCGGGGGCACTCGCCGACGGGCAGGTGCTGTTGCTCGAGAACTTGCGCTTCCATCCCGAGGAGGAGGCGAACGACGCGGACTTCGCGCGTTCGCTCGCGTCGCTCGGGCAGGCTTACGTCAACGATGCGTTCGGAACCGCGCATCGGGCGCACGCGTCCACCGAGGGCGTTCCGCGATTTCTCAAGCCGGCGGTGGCGGGATTCCTGATGGAGAAGGAGCTCGAATATCTGGGCAAGGTGCTGTCCGAGCCGCGCCGACCGTTCGTCGCAATCCTCGGCGGGTCCAAGATCTCGGGCAAGATCGACGTCATCGAGTCGCTCCTCGGCAAGGTGGATCGGCTGCTGATCGGCGGCGCGATGATGTTCACGTTCCTGCGGGCGCAGGGCGTGCCGACCGGGCGATCGCTGGTCGAGGAGGACCGCCTCGAGATGGCGCGTGACGTGCTCGAGAAGGCGAAGCAGCGCGGCGTCGAACTGGTGCTGCCCACCGATTGTGTCGCGAGCACCGCGAGCGACGGCTCGGCGCCCGGACGCCCGACGCGCATTGCCGAACTCGGCGCGGACGAAATCGGCGTCGACATCGGCCCCGAGAGCGTCGCGCTGTTTCAGGAGCGACTGCGTGACGCACGGACCGTGCTCTGGAACGGCCCGATGGGGATCTTCGAGGTGCGCGCGTTTGCCGCCGGGACCTTCGCCGTCGCGCAGTCGCTCGCCGAGGCGACCGCGCGTGGCGCGATCACGGTCGTGGGCGGCGGTGATTCGGCGGC is a window of Candidatus Eisenbacteria bacterium DNA encoding:
- the gap gene encoding type I glyceraldehyde-3-phosphate dehydrogenase — protein: MALRVGINGFGRIGRLVVRAAKRRNAPIDFVAVNDLTDAATLQHLMRFDSVHGIWQECPAKPSDAGLMVVGDVMKVFAEKDPAKLPWKDLGVEVVIEATGRFTDKDKAVAHLQAGARTVLVSAPSRGADLTFVMGVNHHGFDRAKHTVVSIGSCTTNCLAPIAKVLNDSFGIERGFMTTIHAYTNDQNILDLPHKDLRRARAAAMSMIPTSTGAAKAIGEVLPELKGKLDGYAVRVPVCDGSLVDLVCTIKKPTDRGAINAAMKAAADGPLKGYLEYCEDPIVSQDIIGNPASSVFDSLSTLVMDGTSVKVFSWYDNEWGFSNRMVDALLMMA
- a CDS encoding phosphoglycerate kinase → MSFAKCTLRDLHPHGQRVLVRVDFNVPLKDGEVSDDTRLVAAMPTLRHLVERGARVILMSHLGRPKGGPEAKYSLRPVAVRLERLLRQPVAFATECVGEIASRAAGALADGQVLLLENLRFHPEEEANDADFARSLASLGQAYVNDAFGTAHRAHASTEGVPRFLKPAVAGFLMEKELEYLGKVLSEPRRPFVAILGGSKISGKIDVIESLLGKVDRLLIGGAMMFTFLRAQGVPTGRSLVEEDRLEMARDVLEKAKQRGVELVLPTDCVASTASDGSAPGRPTRIAELGADEIGVDIGPESVALFQERLRDARTVLWNGPMGIFEVRAFAAGTFAVAQSLAEATARGAITVVGGGDSAAAVQEAGLAERLSHISTGGGASLEFLEGRELPGVVALDDR